From the Carassius gibelio isolate Cgi1373 ecotype wild population from Czech Republic chromosome B25, carGib1.2-hapl.c, whole genome shotgun sequence genome, one window contains:
- the olfml1 gene encoding olfactomedin-like protein 1 codes for MLLSLVTVFLWLGMGQAQRTTPDFMMEYFQRQLQQLEGRLIKCEQDFQHFSQRMYDMSKEIHGETSKMNALKSEVKGHIDTFAMRLDRVERDVEYLHNKIPDTVQVDIEDSLIEHQVKEAKLKKTSVISKGKDCSSEVVGIKSLKIVKKAGDTNGSWMKDPTKGSAKIYFFSGTRNSTVLAYTSLKTFTEPNSTKKTEVIHLPVPWHGTGHVVYNGFVYYHSADTNNEILKVHLSNRTVVDRLLLPGAGRMPAYALNPHTLLDLAVDEMGLWSIHADPDFGGNLVITKLDYSSLAVEHTWDTNCNSRDAEAAFMICGILYVVYNSHYGGRSSIQCLFDIHDTIYTESISVLFFPKRYTSHSALRFHPKDKQLYAWDDGYQTIYKLETKKI; via the exons ATGCTGTTGTCTTTGGTAACTGTATTTCTTTGGCTTGGAATGGGACAAGCTCAAAGGACAACTCCTGATTTTATGATGGAATATTTTCAGAGACAACTTCAGCAGCTTGAG GGACGACTGATCAAATGCGAGCAAGACTTCCAACACTTCAGTCAAAGGATGTATGACATGTCCAAGGAGATACATGGTGAAACAAGCAAGATGAATGCACTGAaatcagaggtcaaaggtcacattgACACATTTGCTATGCGTTTGGACCGAGTGGAGAGAGATGTGGAATACCTGCATAATAAGATCCCCGACACCGTCCAGGTTGACATTGAGGACTCGCTGATCGAGCACCAGGTGAAAGAAGCCAAACTAAAAAAGACATCTGTAATCTCTAAGGGCAAAG ACTGCAGTTCAGAAGTTGTGGGTATCAAGTCTCTCAAAATAGTCAAGAAAGCAGGGGACACCAATGGTTCCTGGATGAAGGATCCAACAAAGGGTTCTGCTAAGATTTACTTTTTTAGTGGCACTCGAAACAGTACAGTATTAGCATATACCTCTCTGAAGACCTTCACTGAACCAAACTCCACCAAAAAAACAGAAGTTATCCATCTTCCTGTTCCCTGGCACGGAACCGGCCATGTGGTCTACAACGGCTTTGTGTACTACCACAGCGCAGACACCAACAATGAGATCCTGAAGGTCCACCTCAGCAACCGTACGGTGGTTGATCGGTTGCTGCTGCCTGGAGCCGGTCGGATGCCAGCATATGCCCTCAATCCCCACACTCTGCTGGATCTCGCCGTAGATGAAATGGGGCTCTGGTCGATCCATGCCGACCCAGACTTCGGCGGAAACCTGGTGATCACCAAGCTGGACTACAGTAGTCTGGCAGTGGAGCACACATGGGATACCAACTGCAACAGCCGTGATGCAGAAGCAGCTTTCATGATCTGTGGAATCTTATATGTGGTCTACAACTCCCACTATGGTGGAAGGTCCAGCATCCAATGCTTGTTTGATATCCATGACACCATCTACACTGAGAGCATTTCTGTGCTGTTCTTCCCAAAGCGTTACACCAGCCACTCCGCTTTGCGTTTCCACCCAAAGGATAAGCAACTGTATGCTTGGGATGATGGTTACCAGACCATTTATAAGTTAGAAACCAAGAAGATATAG